The window atgtgacttttcctttctctgtctcccgcTCTCTAGAATCTTTTagaatcttctcttttccctcagcACTCTGAAATTTTATGGTGAAATGTCTCAGTGACAACATACCTCTAATTCTCTTATATCTCATCCTTCTTTCCGTCActttagatttttgctttgttctgtggGAGATCTTCTCAACTTCCTTCTCCAATTTCCATGgagagttttgtttcttctctcacaaTTTTAACTTCCAAAATCCCTCTTTCctctgagtatttatttttaaaagtatcctaTAACTGCTTGATGGGTAAAATTCCTTCTATCTCTCTCTGCTcacgctctgcttctcttttagccTCAGGTGGGCCTCCTCCAGAGCCAGGCTGCTGTGTTGCGGACCCTGAAGACTCCGTGGAAGCAGATGGGCCCGCACAGCCAGCCCAACCCGCAAAACCCATCGCTTACGTGACACCCTTCAGATGGCAGACCCCGGCTCGCACAGAGTCACCCCGTCCTGCAGAGAGAGGCCGGCGCCGGGGAGGAAGCCGGCGGCCAGGGCGAGGCCGTGGCAGAAGGGCTGGGCCCCGCGGGGACGCTGGCCAGAGACAGGGGGCAGAACGCTTGACGGGACCGGACGTGCACATCCAACTGGACCACCATGGAGAGCCAGGCCACCAGGGGGAACCGGAAATCACGGAGACCGcagccttctctctttctgaaactggtcctctgcctggaactgtgcagggaggccctggcccCGACGTGGCGCAACCTGAGCTGGGGTTTCAGGAGCCGCCCACTGCTCCTGGGCCTCAGGCTGTTGCCTGGCAACCCGTGTTGACCCTCTATCCCTGCATCGGGTTTAGGGCTCTGGGTGACTCAGCTGTTTTACAAGTCATTCAAACCCCCCACGGCACCTATGTGCAAGGGGTCCCAGTGTTCCTCACCCACATTGCATATTGACCACTGTCTGCCACCCACGTtgttcccagcctccctttcttccACCTGGACGTTCCCCCCAGCCCCAGTTCTGCTCCACTCCTCCCCCGACTGGACCTGAAGCCTGAGCTTCCCCTGAACTTAGAGTACACAACTTACAATATGCAAGCTGCTAAACCCCCTTTCTGTACAAGGCGATTGGAATGGAACTGTCATGTACAGTGAAAGTACACGTCACGTTTTTCAGCCAAGAAAAACCCAACCCAGACAACCTGGAAGAAGTGGGATGCAGCAACGATCAGGAAGCATGGAAATTAGGAAACTGTATTCTTAAGTCCAGAGAAGTACGATTCTGGAAAAAGGATTGATGACCTAGAATGAAAATTCCAGAAGACACTCATATAGACATGTGCGGCATGCGAAAATTCAGAAGGAGCTAGAAGTTACTAAAGTTCTTGTCTAGTGCCTGGAGACGATAGAGTGGCTGAATATAAGAGCAATAAAACTCTAGACTGACACATTTTTAAGTCTCAATGTAGGTACCCTTTGGGAACCACTAAGTGAATTGGAATAGAAGGTAAAATTTCAAACCGATTGAGGACAAAGGGGATCAAAGGACATTTGATGAATCAGGCAAAAGgtgttggggtgggtgggggggttaACGGAAACAAGGAGAGTGCGTGACTCACTGGAACCGCTAAATGAGGAATCAGTAATTTGACGGCAGTGTCCTTGGCTTCCTCCTGGCTTCaatgggaatattttaaatgtttcaccatTAACCAAGTCGTTTGCTGTAACTTTCTCATAGATGTTTAAGTTGAGTTAGTTCCCATCTTTTCAGAGTTTGATAAATGTTGCGTTACGAActgttgtattttgtattatattaagtGGGCTCTTATTGGCTGGTTTTCACTCCTTTGTAAACgtccaaataaaatacagacaactTTTTACATCAAAGATTTTTCTCTCGTGTTTTCAATCTTTCTAAATAAACCTTTCTCTTCAGACTTATTTTATAGAACAGCTCTTTtactaaaatttcacaaatcgcaaatataaaatgtgtttactaaaagcagaaaggaaggtaGAGAAAGGTCTCCAGTCTCTGTTCTCCATTCACATCGCATCTTTCCCCATAGTCACACAAGTCTACACCAACAAACGCATACATTAAGAGCATCGTTTGTGGCTCGCTTTCACAAACACCTGGCGTGCCATGTGCCGGGGTCCCGCTGAAGTGACTATAAGGTCCAGGCAGGCAACACAGGTGTGGTCAGGACCAGAGCCTCTGTGGGGTCCGTGTGTCTCCAAACTAGGAACAGGTGACTTCGTATTGCAGCATGGCATGGATCACAATGAGCACTGTGCAGTGGGAGCTGCTTCTTGGCTTGCCATTGGGGTCTGTCGTCCATAAGCCAGAAAGCCCCCTTGCAGTCATCCTACACACATGTGCCACTATCTCCTTGCTGTACATCTGTCTGGAAAGATGCACAGGTTTTACATTACGCGGGGGAGGGTCTGCTGATACGCTACTTCCAGGATATTTCTACCACCAGAATGCTTCATTAAACGTTTGTACGTGgagtaagacagggtctcattcagtcatccaggctggagtgcagtggtgcaatcacagctcactgcagcctgcacctcctcagctcaggtgaccctccaacATCAGGTTgccaagtagctcagactgcaGGCAGGCACCGAGACCCCTTGGTAATTCCTCCTGgtttgttgattcattcatttacttattcattttgaaacagagtctcactctttcacccaggctggagcgcggtggctTCGGCTCACTGAGAACTCCATTCTCGGGagtgaagcgattctcatgtctcgccctaataaaaagggaaaaattagccaggcatggtggtgggccgctgtagtcccagctgctcaggaggctgaggcgggagaatcctttgaacccaggaggcggaggttgcagtgagcccagattgagccattgcagtgatccgagatcatgctattgccctccagcctgggtgacaagagcaaaactttgtctcataatggaaaaaagagagagaaaagtcatcCCAGTAAGAAAGATCAAAGTTTGGAAGAGAAACTTCACAGAAGAATCTATGGGTTTGGTCAGTGAGCACACGCAATCCCAATAAGGATGAGAATACGCAAATAAGCGTGGAGCATCCTGTGGtgccagggagaaaggagccgcccaaaaccaaacaaaaccaaaagccacaGCGATGGGAGGTTGACAAAGGGACATGGAAGCCAACTAAAGGAGCTCCcggtggccaaagctggaaacattgtGTAACAAAGTAATTAACTaaataattactaattaaatagttaagtaaaatatttgacaaaataatcaGTTCAATTATTGAATAATTCATCCCCTGAAGTATTGGAGTGTAAACCAAAGTATACAATAGGTGTCCataagtccatactgatataaataagtgattaaataaacaaacatgtgggGAGAATGGGAAAATCCTCCACACAGGAGAACTCCGCAGAGTTTAGGTAGCTATTCCCCTGCAAGGAGATAAAGCATAACTTCCCTTTTATTTAAGTATAGGCTACAGGTAGCGACTTCCAAACAGTACAGTAGAgaaagaggtgggaaaatcactttatGGTGGAGAAACGTAATCAACACTGCCCCAGCCAGGTGACCAGGACTAATAGCAGCAGTGATAAGCCGGCTTGATGGTGTGTACTCTAGACAGGATGGGATGGGAGTGGCACTTTCCCGCTGCAATCTTCCTTACAAAAACGTATAATTCCAGTCAGATCATAAGGAATACATCACACGAACTTCAGGAGAGGACATCCCACAATACATCTGATCAGTAtgcaaagtgtcaaggtcatcaaaaacaaggcaagTGTGAGAAACCGTCGCAGCCAAGGGGAACCGTGACGAATTGTACGGTGGTACCCTGGATGGGGTCTTGGGACAGAAAAGGTATGTGAGGcgaaaacatagcaaaacctcacttcaacaaaaaatacaaacccaaaaaataattggcccggcacggtggcttgcgcctggggtcccagctactcgggaggttgagcgggaaggatggcttgagctgaggacttccaaacaagcctgggcacatagcgaaacctcgcctctccaaaaaatcccaaaattatcccgatgtggtggcgctcacctgtagtccagctactccggaggctgagacagcagaatcacttgaactgattctcctatctcagccccccaagtagccgcagcgagccgagatggcaccactgcactccagcctgggctacagagcgagaaccCGTCTCTGTAAAAAAACGAGGATGCAAACCGACCAAATAACCCACTGTGGGATCCCCTCCAGTGTCCTGCTGTGTTTCCTGCTGTCTTCCTCCACCCGTGTGTGCACCCACAGCAATAAAAGCCAGTGGTGTGGGTCTCACACGCATCTCCAGCCCCATCGCCATCGCGCTCAGCTCCACTCTTTTTACAAAAGGCCACTTGACATCCTCCCCTGGCAGTTCAAAAGCTCCTTCAACCAGATGTGCGCAAGCCAAGCTCCGCCACTTCCCACTCAGAGCAGGTTCTCGGTCCACCTCCGCCTGAACGAACGGGCGGGCTACAAAGGCCGCAGTCTCTTCCTCAAGGGCTGTCCACACTGGGTCTCGCTTTCTCTTGGAAATTTCTCTCCCACCAGGGAACTTTCTCCTCCTCTACCTCCCTCGGTCTCAGTCTAACAGCACCCTGCGCCCAACCCCGAGGGCTGCAATAGCCTTCTTGCCTCTCCTGACTTATTCTGTGGACCCTGGGTTGGCGCTCCTTCACAGCCAGGCTGGTCGTTTCTGAAATGTTAACCCACTGCCGGACACCGTTCCACGGTTTTCCGCTGCCTTGGAACAAGACCAGCTCCTGCGCGGACCCTGCCTCCACGTCGCACCACCTCTGCGCCCGGACTTGGCCTCCCGTCCATTCCCAGAATGTGCCGGGCTCCCTTCCAGTCCGGGCCTCAGCACACTTTCTtcactccccttcctctctccctgcctctcccagcccggtGCAGGTtgactaatttcaaattttatgttccaGATTTCAGCCCAGATATCCCCCCTTTGGATGCTTTCCTTGACCATGCTCAGATCTAAGCTAATCACATCTTCCTGTCAGCCGCTTTCAGGGCACCGCACCTCACTGTGCTGACACTCAAAGCTCATTatgcattttcttcctcaatGATTAGATTAATCAATCCACCACTGACGTCTAGAAATGGCGGCATCTCAGAAGGGCCCCATTTGACTGGCAGGGGACTGGCCCAATGCGCCTCGCAAGCCCAGCCAGGCCCACCCCAGCCGGCCCCCCTCTGACGACGCCTGTCCCTTACGCGACTGCCTTGCTGCCATATAAGAGGGACCGCGCTCGGCCTCCAGCAGTCGGCTTTCTGCTGGGCTCGGAGCCAGAACCTGCTGCGTGCTCCCTCCAGACTCCCTGGCTGCGGCTGGACTACCTCAGAGCTACAGCGGTGAGGTGAACCTGTGGACACCTCCAACTCCTCGGGCCTCTCTTCGTCGAAGAGTCTCTTAATTTTCAGATCTCCGGAGCCAGCTGTAGGAAGATCAGGTGTGTGTCTGGGAGTCCCGGAGGGGTGGATAGATCTTGGGTGGGTGCAGTTGGGGACAGAATCCTCATTCCCCCAGAAAGGCCACGGCCATCCCCCTGCCTTGTCACCTCTGTCTTCCTAAATCCGttctttctcccttgtttttctccccagcccctcccgcaGATTGCTCATGGAGGAGCCAAGGCCTTCGAAGCGACTTCGCTCCACGGCCCCTAATCAAGGTACATCAAACGCCTGccactctctttttaatttcgCTTGTTCCCCAATTCTTCCCCAATTGTTTGAATTCAAACTCAATCAAGCATTCTCTGTTTCACCTTCTCATAGCCTGCCTCAACCTGGGCTGCTTGTTGTAAGTCAGCTCCCAGGTTCCACATCATCTGGGaaattcctttccctctttccaactgtaatcccatttcccaaatctgagatttgctgttgttgtcgctgttttgttctgtttagttTGTATTACTGTTTCTCCGTAGCAGAGCGAGTCCTCACGCTACATCTTGATCTATAATAAGCCAGTACTTCCACCTTGTTCTTTCCCGGAGGAGTTGGAATTTTACGGCTATTGCCACATTGTTCTCCAAAACATTTCCCTTCATACACTGAGTGTCCTAAATCTTTTAATCTTGTCTAGTTTGACAGACGCATAACAACAAAGCATCCACTGAAAGGAAATTCTTTAACATCTTGCTTGTCTGAAACATCTTCCTTCTACCCTCCCAGATTCTTTAGTGTAACTTTGGTTGGACACGAAATTTTAGGTGGGAAATTCATTTCCCTTGAAATTTCGAAGACATTTTCTCTTACGTTCTAGACTCAACTGCTGCTTTTGAGATGTCTGATTTGTGAGACATGTGGAATCCTAGCCCTTTCcatgtgacttttcctttctctgtctcccgcTCTCTAGAATCTTTTagaatcttctcttttccctcagcACTCTGAAATTTTATGGTGAAATGTCTCAGTGACAACATACCTCTAATTCTCTTATATCTCATCCTTCTTTCCATCActttagatttttgctttgttctgtggGAGATCTTCTCAACTTCCTTCTCCAATTTCCATGgagagttttgtttcttctctcacaaTTTTAACTTCCAAAATCCCTCTTTTctctgagtatttatttttaaaagtatcctaTAACTGCTTGATGGGTAAAATTCCTTCTATCTCTCTCTGCTcacgctctgcttctcttttagccTCAGGTGGGCCTCCTCCAGAGCCAGGCTGCTGTGTTGCGGACCCTGAAGACTCCGTGGAAGCAGATGGGCCCGCACAGCCAGCCCAACCCGCAAAACCCATCGCTTACGTGACACCCTTCAGATGGCAGACCCCGGCTCGCACAGAGTCACCCCGTCCTGCAGAGAGAGGCCGGCGCCGGGGAGGAAGCCGGCGGCCAGGGCGAGGCCGTGGCAGAAGGGCTGGGCCCCGCGGGGACGCTGGCCAGAGACAGGGGGCAGAACGCTTGACGGGACCGGACGTGCACATCCAACTGGACCACCATGGAGAGCCAGGCCACCAGGGGGAACCGGAAATCACGGAGACCGcagccttctctctttctgaaactggtcctctgcctggaactgtgcagggaggccctggcccCGACGTGGCGCAACCTGAGCTGGGGTTTCAGGAGCCGCCCACTGCTCCTGGGCCTCAGGCTGTTGCCTGGCAACCCGTGTTGACCCTCTATCCCTGCATCGGGTTTAGGGCTCTGGGTGACTCAGCTGTTTTACAAGTCATTCAAACCCCCCACGGCACCTATGTGCAAGGGGTCCCAGTGTTCCTCACCCACATTGCATATTGACCACTGTCTGCCACCCACGTtgttcccagcctccctttcttccACCTGGACGTTCCCCCCAGCCCCAGTTCTGCTCCACTCCTCCCCCGACTGGACCTGAAGCCTGAGCTTCCCCTGAACTTAGAGTACACAACTTACAATATGCAAGCTGCTAAACCCCCTTTCTGTACAAGGCGATTGGAATGGAACTGTCATGTACAGTGAAAGTACACGTCACGTTTTTCAGCCAAGAAAAACCCAACCCAGACAACCTGGAAGAAGTGGGATGCAGCAACGATCAGGAAGCATGGAAATTAGGAAACTGTATTCTTAAGTCCAGAGAAGTACGATTCTGGAAAAAGGATTGATGACCTAGAATGAAAATTCCAGAAGACACTCATATAGACATGTGCGGCATGCGAAAATTCAGAAGGAGCTAGAAGTTACTAAAGTTCTTGTCTAGTGCCTGGAGACGATAGAGTGGCTGAATATAAGAGCAATAAAACTCTAGACTGACACATTTTTAAGTCTCAATGTAGGTACCCTTTGGGAACCACTAAGTGAATTGGAATAGAAGGTAAAATTTCAAACCGATTGAGGACAAAGGGGATCAAAGGACATTTGATGAATCAGGCAAaaggtgttggggtggggggggtTAACGGAAACAAGGAGAGTGCGTGACTCACTGGAACCGCTAAATGAGGAATCAGTAATTTGACGGCAGTGTCCTTGGCTTCCTCCTGGCTTCaatgggaatattttaaatgtttcaccatTAACCAAGTCGTTTGCTGTAACTTTCTCATAGATGTTTAAGTTGAGTTAGTTCCCATCTTTTCAGAGTTTGATAAATGTTGCGTTACGAActgttgtattttgtattatattaagtGGGCTCTTATTGGCTGGTTTTCACTCCTTTGTAAACgtccaaataaaatacagacaactTTTTACATCAAAGATTTTTCTCTCGTGTTTTCAATCCTTCTAAATAAACCTTTCTCTTCAGACTTATTTTATAGAACAGCTCTTTtactaaaatttcacaaatcgcaaatataaaatgtgtttactaaaagcagaaaggaaggtaGAGAAAGGTCTCCAGTCTCTGTTCTCCATTCACATCGCATCTTTCCCCATAGTCACACAAGTCTACACCAACAAACGCATACATTAAGAGCATCGTTTGTGGCTCGCTTTCACAAACACCTGGCGTGCCATGTGCCGGGGTCCCGCTGAAGTGACTATAAGGTCCAGGCAGGCAACACAGGTGTGGTCAGGACCAGAGCCTCTGTGGGGTCCGTGTGTCTCCAAACTAGGAACAGGTGACTTCGTATTGCAGCATGGCATGGATCACAATGAGCACTGTGCAGTGGGAGCTGCTTCTTGGCTTGCCATTGGGGTCTGTCGTCCATAAGCCAGAAAGCCCCCTTGCAGTCATCCTACACACATGTGCCACTATCTCCTTGCTGTACATCTGTCTGGAAAGATGCACAGGTTTTACATTACGCGGGGGAGGGTCTGCTGATACGCTACTTCCAGGATATTTCTACCACCAGAATGCTTCATTAAACGTTTGTACGTGgagtaagacagggtctcattcagtcatccaggctggagtgcagtggtgcaatcacagctcactgcagcctgcacctcctcagctcaggtgaccctccaacATCAGGTTgccaagtagctcagactgcaGGCAGGCACCGAGACCCCTTGGTAATTCCTCCTGgtttgttgattcattcatttacttattcattttgaaacagagtctcactctttcacccaggctggagcgcggtggctTCGGCTCACTGAGAACTCCATTCTCGGGagtgaagcgattctcatgtctcgccctaataaaaagggaaaaattagccaggcatggtggtgggccgctgtagtcccagctgctcaggaggctgaggcgggagaatcctttgaacccaggaggcggaggttgcagtgagcccagattgagccattgcagtgatccgagatcatgctgttgccctccagcctgggtgacaagagcaaaactttgtctcataatggaaaaaagagagagaaaagtcatcCCAGTAAGAAAGATCAAAGTTTGGAAGAGAAACTTCACAGAAGAATCTATGGGTTTGGTCAGTGAGCACACGCAATCCCAATAAGGATGAGAATACGCAAATAAGCGTGGAGCATCCTGTGGtgccagggagaaaggagccgcccaaaaccaaacaaaaccaaaagccacaGCGATGGGAGGTTGACAAAGGGACATGGAAGCCAACTAAAGGAGCTCCcggtggccaaagctggaaacattgtGTAACAAAGTAATTAACTaaataattactaattaaatagttaagtaaaatatttgacaaaataatcaGTTCAATTATTGAATAATTCATCCCCTGAAGTATTGGAGTGTAAACCAAAGTATACAATAGGTGTCCataagtccatactgatataaataagtgattaaataaacaaacatgtgggGAGAATGGGAAAATCCTCCACACAGGAGAACTCCGCAGAGTTTAGGTAG of the Gorilla gorilla gorilla isolate KB3781 chromosome 14, NHGRI_mGorGor1-v2.1_pri, whole genome shotgun sequence genome contains:
- the LOC129526370 gene encoding proline-rich protein 20E; this translates as MEEPRPSKRLRSTAPNQASGGPPPEPGCCVADPEDSVEADGPAQPAQPAKPIAYVTPFRWQTPARTESPRPAERGRRRGGSRRPGRGRGRRAGPRGDAGQRQGAERLTGPDVHIQLDHHGEPGHQGEPEITETAAFSLSETGPLPGTVQGGPGPDVAQPELGFQEPPTAPGPQAVAWQPVLTLYPCIGFRALGDSAVLQVIQTPHGTYVQGVPVFLTHIAY
- the LOC134757066 gene encoding proline-rich protein 20E-like, with protein sequence MEEPRPSKRLRSTAPNQASGGPPPEPGCCVADPEDSVEADGPAQPAQPAKPIAYVTPFRWQTPARTESPRPAERGRRRGGSRRPGRGRGRRAGPRGDAGQRQGAERLTGPDVHIQLDHHGEPGHQGEPEITETAAFSLSETGPLPGTVQGGPGPDVAQPELGFQEPPTAPGPQAVAWQPVLTLYPCIGFRALGDSAVLQVIQTPHGTYVQGVPVFLTHIAY